The Coffea arabica cultivar ET-39 chromosome 3c, Coffea Arabica ET-39 HiFi, whole genome shotgun sequence genome contains a region encoding:
- the LOC140037863 gene encoding endo-1,4-beta-xylanase 5-like, whose protein sequence is MGTKQQNKQQGQAEAEFKIHHNFFESKLGETASSVFYGQANQIDGKAIPFLNDYNTIEKKDDQTSSPPKYLAKIKEIRSQGYQGPLGIGLEGHFGAPDLAYVRTSIDLLASTKLPIWVTELDVSSQPNQATYLDQIIREVRGHPAIQGLLIWAAWSPQGCYRMCLTDNNFRNHPTVDVVDKIIKELKHEDLIGTTDDEAHFETSLYHGDYEAIISHPAMTSSSSSVGIKFNVAPTTNQETLDVKFSSISFS, encoded by the exons ATGGGAACAAAGCAACAAAACAAGCAACAAGGACAAGCGGAAGCAGAA TTTAAGATACACCACAATTTCTTTGAGAGTAAGCTGGGGGAAACTGCATCATCTGTGTTTTATGGACAGGCTAATCAGATTGATGGAAAGGCAATTCCCTTCTTAAATGACTACAATACAATTGAGAAGAAAGATGACCAAACATCGAGTCCTCCAAAGTATCTggcaaaaattaaagaaattcgGTCACAGGGTTACCAGGGACCGCTTGGAATTGGACTCGAGGGACACTTCGGTGCTCCGGACCTAGCTTATGTAAGGACTTCAATTGATTTGCTTGCTTccacaaaattacctatttgGGTTACGGAATTGGATGTCTCTAGCCAGCCCAATCAGGCCACGTACTTGGATCAAATAATAAGGGAGGTTCGGGGACATCCAGCCATTCAAGGGCTACTAATCTGGGCTGCATGGTCTCCTCAGGGATGTTATAGAATGTGTTTGACGGACAATAACTTCAGAAACCATCCAACAGTGGACGTTGTTGACAAGATCATCAAGGAATTGAAGCATGAGGATTTGATAGGCACTACAGACGATGAGGCCCATTTTGAGACTTCACTTTATCATGGAGATTATGAAGCTATAATAAGTCATCCAGCTATGACGAGTTCATCCTCCTCAGTGGGAATCAAATTTAATGTGGCTCCAACAACAAACCAGGAAACTTTGGATGTCAAGTTCTCCTCCATCAGCTTTTCTTGA